One window of the Bradyrhizobium sp. NP1 genome contains the following:
- a CDS encoding type III polyketide synthase: protein MDQTAALVSLATSVPPHLFHQNEILAAAHALLADRYPQFETLASLFANTGIRHRYGVKPIAWYLAQRGWPERTGAFLEGAEALFLEVARKAIAEAGLSPAEIDTVVTVCSTGIATPTLEARLAGKLGLRADAARVPVFGLGCAGGVSGLATAARLAQSRPGSNVLMVAFELCTLAVRHDELTKANIVAASLFGDGAAALVLRAGDGGATRIEASGEKLWPDTLDVMGWSVDPQGFGVIFQRTIPDFVLENMGDAVTEILARMELSVADIDRFVCHPGGTKVIMALERALSLDQGTLDHEREVIADYGNMSAPTVLFVLERLRTAGLPKRSLLTALGPGFTASCVALRHAA from the coding sequence ATGGACCAAACGGCCGCACTGGTTTCGCTCGCGACCTCGGTTCCACCTCATCTGTTTCATCAGAACGAGATCCTGGCAGCGGCGCACGCGCTTCTGGCCGACCGCTATCCGCAGTTCGAGACGCTGGCGAGCCTGTTCGCCAACACCGGGATTCGCCACCGCTACGGCGTCAAGCCGATCGCGTGGTATCTCGCGCAGCGCGGCTGGCCGGAACGCACCGGCGCCTTTCTGGAAGGCGCTGAAGCGTTGTTTCTCGAGGTCGCGCGCAAGGCCATCGCGGAGGCCGGCCTGAGCCCTGCCGAGATCGACACCGTCGTCACGGTCTGCTCGACCGGCATTGCGACGCCGACGCTGGAGGCGCGTCTTGCCGGCAAGCTCGGCCTGCGCGCGGACGCTGCGCGCGTGCCGGTGTTCGGCCTCGGCTGTGCCGGCGGCGTGTCGGGGCTTGCGACTGCCGCGCGGCTCGCGCAATCGCGCCCCGGAAGCAATGTGCTGATGGTCGCGTTCGAACTCTGCACGCTCGCAGTGCGCCACGACGAGCTGACCAAGGCCAATATCGTCGCCGCAAGCCTGTTCGGCGACGGCGCGGCTGCGCTGGTACTGCGGGCCGGCGACGGCGGCGCCACGCGGATCGAGGCGTCGGGCGAAAAGCTCTGGCCCGATACGCTCGACGTCATGGGATGGAGCGTCGATCCGCAAGGCTTCGGCGTGATCTTCCAGCGCACGATCCCCGATTTCGTCCTGGAAAACATGGGCGACGCCGTCACTGAAATCCTGGCGCGGATGGAGCTTTCGGTCGCCGATATCGACCGCTTCGTCTGTCATCCCGGCGGCACCAAGGTGATCATGGCGCTGGAGCGGGCGCTGTCGCTCGATCAGGGCACGCTCGACCATGAGCGCGAGGTGATTGCCGACTACGGCAACATGTCCGCGCCGACGGTGCTGTTCGTGCTTGAACGGCTGCGCACGGCAGGGCTGCCGAAACGCTCGCTGCTCACGGCGCTCGGGCCTGGCTTCACCGCGAGCTGCGTCGCGTTGCGGCACGCGGCGTGA
- a CDS encoding bifunctional helix-turn-helix domain-containing protein/methylated-DNA--[protein]-cysteine S-methyltransferase, with protein MMTLAIHDIRLTRPGPQQAALRDYDSVRRAIAFISERWRDQPTIEAMADAAAVTPDELHHLFRRWAGLTPKAFMQALTLDHAKSLLRGSASVLDAALDSGLSGPGRLHDLFVTHEAMSPGEWKNGGAGMTMRYGFHPSPFGTAIVIATERGLAGLAFADSGEEQAALADMKGRRPNATYVEDYLSTAPLAQRIFDPKLWRPDQPLRVVLIGTDFEVRVWETLLKIPMGRAVSYSDIASKVNNPKASRAVGAAVGRNPVSFVVPCHRALGKDGKLTGYHWGITRKQAMLGWEAGRVESQAA; from the coding sequence ATGATGACCCTCGCGATCCATGACATCAGACTGACCAGGCCGGGCCCACAGCAGGCCGCGCTGCGCGACTATGATTCGGTGCGCCGCGCGATCGCCTTCATATCCGAGCGCTGGCGCGACCAGCCGACCATCGAGGCGATGGCGGACGCCGCCGCCGTGACACCGGACGAGTTGCATCACCTGTTTCGCCGCTGGGCGGGGCTGACGCCGAAGGCTTTCATGCAGGCGCTGACGCTCGACCACGCCAAGAGCCTGTTGCGCGGCTCCGCCAGCGTGCTCGACGCGGCGCTGGATTCCGGCCTCTCCGGTCCCGGCCGGCTGCACGACCTGTTCGTCACCCACGAGGCGATGTCGCCGGGCGAATGGAAGAACGGCGGCGCGGGCATGACCATGCGTTACGGCTTTCACCCCTCGCCGTTCGGCACCGCGATCGTGATCGCGACCGAGCGTGGGCTCGCAGGACTTGCCTTCGCCGACTCCGGCGAGGAGCAGGCCGCGCTCGCCGACATGAAGGGACGCAGGCCGAATGCGACCTATGTCGAGGATTATCTGAGCACGGCGCCGCTGGCGCAGCGCATCTTCGACCCGAAACTGTGGCGGCCGGACCAGCCGCTGCGCGTCGTGCTGATCGGCACCGATTTCGAGGTGCGGGTGTGGGAGACGCTGCTGAAGATCCCGATGGGCCGCGCCGTCTCCTATTCGGACATCGCGAGCAAGGTCAACAATCCGAAGGCCTCGCGCGCCGTTGGTGCGGCGGTGGGACGCAATCCGGTGTCGTTCGTGGTGCCCTGCCATCGCGCGCTCGGCAAGGACGGCAAGCTGACCGGCTATCACTGGGGCATCACCCGCAAGCAGGCGATGCTGGGCTGGGAAGCCGGCCGGGTGGAATCTCAGGCGGCGTAA
- the nth gene encoding endonuclease III, whose product MAKIIRPQRAKNPAVRSAPKKAAGKAKARSTAPSKSKRSPKAAKSKPIKPWTEAEVREAFGRFRKANPEPRGELEHLNPYTLLVAVVLSAQATDAGVNRATRNLFEVADTPQKMLALGEERLRDYIKTIGLYRNKAKNVIALSEKLIRDFGGEVPRTRAEIESLPGAGRKTANVVLNMAYGEHTMAVDTHVFRVANRTGLAPGKTPLEVELGLERVIPPEFMLHAHHWLILHGRYTCLARKPRCEVCLINDLCRWPEKTV is encoded by the coding sequence ATGGCCAAAATCATCCGTCCCCAACGCGCGAAAAATCCGGCCGTTCGATCGGCGCCCAAAAAAGCAGCAGGCAAGGCCAAGGCCAGGTCGACGGCTCCGTCGAAGTCGAAGCGCTCGCCGAAAGCTGCCAAATCCAAACCGATAAAACCCTGGACGGAGGCCGAGGTGCGGGAGGCTTTCGGCCGCTTCCGCAAGGCCAACCCGGAGCCTAGGGGCGAGCTCGAACATCTCAATCCCTATACGCTCCTGGTTGCCGTGGTGCTGTCGGCTCAGGCGACCGATGCCGGGGTCAACCGGGCGACGCGCAACCTGTTCGAGGTGGCCGACACACCGCAAAAAATGCTCGCGCTCGGCGAGGAACGCTTGCGCGACTACATCAAGACCATCGGCCTCTACCGCAACAAGGCCAAGAACGTGATCGCGCTGTCGGAGAAGCTGATCCGCGATTTCGGCGGCGAGGTGCCGCGCACGCGCGCCGAGATCGAATCGCTGCCCGGTGCGGGGCGCAAGACCGCCAACGTCGTGCTCAACATGGCTTATGGCGAGCACACCATGGCCGTCGACACCCATGTGTTTCGCGTCGCCAATCGCACCGGACTTGCGCCCGGCAAGACACCGCTCGAGGTCGAGCTCGGCCTTGAAAGGGTGATCCCCCCTGAGTTCATGCTGCACGCACATCACTGGCTGATCCTGCACGGCCGCTACACCTGTCTCGCGCGCAAGCCGCGCTGCGAGGTGTGCCTGATCAACGACCTCTGCCGCTGGCCGGAAAAGACGGTCTGA
- the dapB gene encoding 4-hydroxy-tetrahydrodipicolinate reductase translates to MADMRLIVAGAGGRMGRALTRAISETPGAVLAGALEAPGSDLLGQDAGMLAGLPANGVKLSADLWALSANADGILDFTVPAATIANVAIAAERGLVHVIGTTGLSASDDAVIKSVTQRAIVVKSGNMSLGVNLLAALVRRVARSLDESFDIEIVEMHHRAKIDAPSGTALMLGEAAADGRGIGLGQHSARGRDGHTGARKPGDIGFASLRGGTAAGDHSVIFAGPSERLTLSHHAEDRMIFAHGALKAALWAHGKKPGLYSMADVLGLADF, encoded by the coding sequence GGGCTGGCGGCCGGATGGGCCGGGCGCTGACGCGCGCCATCTCGGAAACCCCGGGCGCGGTGCTTGCCGGCGCCCTGGAAGCGCCGGGCTCCGACCTGCTTGGCCAGGATGCCGGCATGCTGGCCGGCCTGCCTGCCAACGGCGTCAAGCTGTCGGCCGACCTGTGGGCGCTCTCGGCCAATGCCGACGGCATCCTGGATTTCACCGTGCCGGCCGCCACCATCGCCAATGTCGCGATCGCGGCTGAACGCGGCCTCGTCCATGTCATCGGCACCACGGGCCTCTCGGCCTCGGACGATGCGGTGATCAAGAGCGTGACCCAGCGCGCCATCGTGGTGAAGTCGGGCAATATGAGCCTCGGCGTGAACCTGCTCGCCGCCCTGGTCAGACGCGTGGCCCGCTCGCTCGATGAGAGCTTCGACATCGAGATCGTGGAGATGCACCACCGCGCCAAGATCGATGCGCCCTCGGGCACCGCCTTGATGCTCGGCGAAGCCGCCGCCGACGGCCGCGGCATCGGCCTCGGCCAGCATTCGGCGCGCGGCCGCGACGGCCATACCGGCGCGCGCAAGCCCGGCGACATCGGCTTTGCCTCGCTGCGCGGCGGCACCGCGGCGGGCGACCACAGCGTGATCTTCGCCGGCCCCTCAGAGCGCCTTACGCTGTCGCACCATGCCGAGGACCGCATGATCTTCGCCCACGGCGCGCTGAAGGCGGCGCTGTGGGCGCATGGCAAGAAGCCCGGCCTCTATTCGATGGCCGATGTGCTCGGGCTTGCCGATTTCTAG
- a CDS encoding isoprenylcysteine carboxylmethyltransferase family protein, producing the protein MSLAAIILSLVTLQRLGELVLARRNTAKLLARGAIEIGAQHYPLIVSMHAGWLITLWIWGFDARVNLAALAVFILLQGLRVWILATLGERWTTRIIVLSGAPLVTSGPYRYVAHPNYVVVAGEIAALPLALHLPWIALIFSILNAAALAIRIRAESRALASAAHGIS; encoded by the coding sequence GTGAGCCTCGCTGCGATCATTCTGTCGTTGGTCACGCTGCAGCGGCTCGGCGAGCTCGTGCTGGCTCGCCGCAACACCGCGAAGCTCTTGGCGCGCGGCGCAATCGAGATCGGCGCGCAGCATTATCCGCTCATCGTGTCGATGCATGCCGGCTGGCTGATCACGCTGTGGATCTGGGGCTTTGATGCGCGCGTGAACCTCGCCGCGCTCGCCGTGTTTATCCTGCTGCAGGGCCTGCGCGTGTGGATCCTCGCAACGCTCGGCGAGCGGTGGACCACGCGCATCATCGTGCTGTCAGGTGCTCCGCTCGTGACCTCGGGCCCGTACCGCTACGTCGCACACCCCAATTACGTCGTCGTCGCCGGCGAAATCGCCGCGCTTCCGCTTGCGCTGCATCTGCCCTGGATCGCGCTGATCTTCTCGATTCTCAATGCTGCGGCGCTCGCCATTCGCATTCGCGCGGAATCACGGGCACTGGCAAGCGCGGCACACGGCATTTCATGA
- a CDS encoding 2,3-bisphosphoglycerate-dependent phosphoglycerate mutase: MSERLLVLVRHGQSEWNLKNLFTGWKDPDLTEQGVAEAISAGRKLKAQGFTFDIAFTSVLKRAQRTLDLMLAEIGQTGLRTEKNLALNERDYGDLSGLNKDEARKKWGEEQVHVWRRSYDVPPPGGESLKDTLARTLPYYVQEILPHVLRGERTLVAAHGNSLRALIMVLEKLSPEAILKRELATGAPVIYRLNADSTVASKLDLAD, from the coding sequence ATGAGCGAACGTCTCCTTGTGCTCGTGCGCCACGGCCAGAGCGAGTGGAACCTGAAGAATCTCTTCACCGGCTGGAAGGATCCCGATCTCACCGAGCAGGGTGTCGCGGAAGCGATAAGCGCCGGGCGCAAGCTGAAGGCGCAGGGCTTCACGTTCGACATCGCCTTCACCTCCGTGCTCAAGCGCGCGCAGCGCACGCTCGACCTGATGCTTGCCGAGATCGGACAGACCGGCCTTCGCACCGAGAAGAACCTCGCGCTCAACGAGCGCGACTACGGCGATCTCTCGGGGCTGAACAAGGACGAAGCGCGCAAGAAATGGGGCGAGGAGCAGGTGCATGTCTGGCGCCGCTCCTATGACGTCCCGCCGCCGGGCGGCGAGAGCCTGAAGGATACCCTGGCGCGCACGCTGCCCTATTACGTGCAGGAGATCCTGCCCCACGTGCTGCGCGGCGAGCGCACGCTGGTCGCGGCCCACGGCAATTCGCTGCGCGCGCTGATCATGGTGCTGGAGAAGCTGTCGCCGGAGGCGATCCTCAAGCGTGAGCTCGCGACCGGGGCGCCTGTCATCTACCGCCTCAATGCGGATTCGACGGTCGCCTCGAAGCTCGATCTCGCCGATTGA
- a CDS encoding DUF2244 domain-containing protein, with protein sequence MTAGNDFDPGAPEPMLFSALLTPHRSLNRTGFVVLMVLLSAISFAAGVVFLMMGAWPVVGFLGLDVLAIHFAFRINFRRAAASEEISVTPSELRVRRTSHRGHVVEWVLNPLWVRIDRKADEEFGIERLYLVSRGRHLSIASFLGPDEKASFANALSAALATARRGVTYNPVS encoded by the coding sequence ATGACCGCAGGCAACGATTTTGATCCAGGTGCCCCCGAGCCGATGCTGTTCTCGGCGCTGCTGACGCCGCACCGCTCGCTGAACCGCACCGGCTTCGTGGTGCTGATGGTGCTGTTGAGCGCGATCAGCTTCGCCGCCGGCGTGGTGTTCCTGATGATGGGCGCCTGGCCGGTCGTCGGCTTTCTCGGGCTGGACGTGCTCGCCATCCATTTCGCGTTCAGGATCAATTTCCGCCGCGCCGCAGCCAGCGAGGAGATTTCGGTGACGCCGTCCGAATTGCGCGTGCGCCGGACCAGCCACCGCGGCCATGTGGTGGAGTGGGTGCTCAATCCGCTGTGGGTGCGCATCGACCGCAAGGCGGACGAGGAATTCGGCATCGAGCGGCTCTATCTGGTCTCCAGAGGACGCCATTTGTCGATCGCCAGCTTCCTGGGGCCTGACGAAAAGGCAAGCTTTGCCAATGCCTTAAGCGCCGCGCTGGCGACCGCCCGGCGCGGCGTCACCTATAATCCCGTCTCCTGA